The following proteins are co-located in the Dromiciops gliroides isolate mDroGli1 chromosome 2, mDroGli1.pri, whole genome shotgun sequence genome:
- the LOC122744359 gene encoding annexin A11-like — protein MSYPGYPPPGGAYPPAAPGGNAWGGATYPPAPMPPIGLDNVANYAGQFNQDYLSGMASNISGTFGGANMPNMYPGAPGGGFPPIPPGGFGQPPPAQQPVPPYGMYPPPGGNPPSGMPGYPGYPGGPMPGQPMPPPGQQAPGAYPGQPPMTYLGQQPMPPPSQQPVPPPGQQQPVPSYPGYSGSVTPAVTPSQLGKRGTIPDAPCFDPLRDAEVLRKAMKGFGTDEQAIIDCLGSRSNKQRQQILLSFKTAYGKDLIKDLKSELSGNFEKTILALMKTPVLYDVYEIKEAIKGAGTDEACLIEILASPNEHIREINRAYKTEFKKTLEEAIRSDTSGHFQRLLISLAQGNRDESTNVDLSLAQRDAQELYAAGENRLGTDESKFNAILCTRSRAHLTAVFNKYQRMTNRDIEKSICREMSGDLEQGMLAVVKCLKNTPAFFAERLNKAMRGAGTKDRTLIRILVSRSEIDLLDIRAEYKRLYGKSLYHDITGDTSGDYRKILLKICGGND, from the coding sequence ATGAGTTATCCAGGTTATCCTCCCCCCGGAGGTGCTTACCCTCCGGCTGCCCCAGGTGGTAATGCCTGGGGGGGCGCAACCTACCCTCCTGCCCCCATGCCCCCAATCGGGCTGGACAATGTGGCCAACTATGCTGGGCAGTTCAACCAGGATTATCTTTCGGGAATGGCTTCTAACATATCAGGGACATTTGGAGGTGCCAACATGCCAAATATGTATCCTGGAGCACCCGGCGGAGGTTTCCCACCCATTCCTCCTGGGGGCTTTGGGCAGCCCCCTCCTGCCCAGCAACCAGTACCCCCCTATGGGATGTACCCACCTCCCGGAGGAAACCCACCCTCAGGAATGCCAGGTTACCCAGGATACCCTGGGGGCCCCATGCCAGGCCAACCCATGCCTCCTCCAGGGCAGCAGGCTCCAGGGGCCTATCCTGGTCAGCCACCAATGACCTATCTAGGGCAACAGCCAATGCCACCGCCCTCCCAGCAGCCAGTACCACCACCTGGGCAGCAGCAACCGGTGCCATCCTACCCTGGATACTCAGGATCAGTCACCCCAGCTGTCACTCCATCACAGTTGGGAAAACGAGGCACCATCCCAGATGCTCCGTGCTTTGATCCCCTGAGGGATGCGGAGGTCTTGCGGAAAGCTATGAAGGGATTTGGGACTGATGAGCAGGCAATCATCGACTGCCTTGGAAGTCGCTCCAACAAGCAGAGGCAGCAGATTCTTCTCTCCTTCAAAACAGCATATGGGAAGGACCTGATCAAAGATCTCAAATCCGAACTCTCAGGGAACTTTGAGAAGACCATCCTGGCTTTGATGAAGACACCGGTCCTTTATGACGTCTATGAAATAAAGGAAGCCATCAAGGGCGCTGGCACCGATGAAGCATGCCTCATTGAGATCCTCGCCTCTCCCAATGAACACATCCGAGAAATCAACAGGGCCTACAAAACAGAATTCAAGAAGACTTTGGAGGAAGCCATTAGAAGTGACACATCAGGACACTTCCAGAGGCTCCTGATCTCTCTTGCTCAGGGAAACCGAGATGAAAGCACAAATGTGGATTTGTCCCTGGCTCAAAGAGATGCCCAGGAACTGTATGCAGCTGGAGAGAATCGTCTGGGGACTGATGAATCCAAGTTCAATGCCATCCTGTGCACACGGAGCCGAGCTCACCTGACAGCAGTTTTCAATAAGTATCAGCGGATGACAAACCGAGATATTGAGAAAAGCATCTGCCGGGAGATGTCTGGGGACTTGGAACAGGGCATGCTGGCTGTGGTCAAGTGCCTCAAAAACACTCCAGCTTTCTTTGCCGAAAGACtcaacaaggcaatgaggggAGCAGGAACAAAAGACAGGACTCTCATCCGGATCTTGGTGTCTCGAAGTGAGATTGACCTGCTTGACATCCGAGCTGAGTATAAGAGGCTCTATGGCAAGAGTCTATATCATGACATTACGGGAGATACCTCCGGGGATTACCGGAAGATCCTGCTGAAGATATGTGGAGGCAACGACTGA
- the LOC122744065 gene encoding vacuolar ATPase assembly integral membrane protein VMA21-like, with amino-acid sequence MEQLEKEAMLSERRYEGSFTSTLKTLLVFSALMITLPIGLYFSSKSYVFEGTLGMSNRDSYFYAAIVAVVAVHLVLALFVYFAWNEGSRQWREGKQD; translated from the coding sequence ATGGAACAGCTGGAGAAGGAGGCGATGCTGAGCGAGCGGAGATACGAAGGCTCCTTCACGTCGACGCTGAAGACTCTCCTGGTTTTCTCGGCTTTAATGATCACTTTGCCCATTGGATTATATTTCTCCTCTAAGTCCTATGTGTTTGAGGGTACTTTGGGAATGTCTAACAGAGACAGCTATTTCTATGCCGCGATCGTGGCTGTGGTGGCAGTTCACCTGGTACTTGCCCTCTTCGTCTACTTTGCGTGGAATGAAGGCTCACGCCAGTGGCGGGAAGGCAAACAAGACTGA